The following are from one region of the Stigmatella ashevillena genome:
- a CDS encoding toxin-antitoxin system YwqK family antitoxin translates to MKLFPRTLTTLTATLLAVSPALAMDKRQADAICASWKLECPGGATASGGPADPSGTLECRLQRKGRVVRHGPSVTCADGEGQSWGDFKEGKKQGRHVALNSDGSWSEEDFADNKLEGRSVEYDAKGQLLSETFFQGGKRHGPSRTYARGVLTSEESWEKGRKVKRPTAKTRAQSP, encoded by the coding sequence ATGAAGTTGTTCCCGCGCACCTTGACCACCCTGACCGCCACGCTGCTGGCGGTCTCGCCCGCGTTGGCCATGGACAAGCGCCAGGCGGATGCCATCTGCGCCTCCTGGAAACTGGAGTGTCCCGGGGGAGCCACCGCCTCGGGAGGCCCCGCGGATCCCTCCGGGACGTTGGAGTGCCGGCTCCAGCGCAAAGGCAGAGTGGTCCGGCACGGTCCCTCGGTGACGTGCGCGGACGGAGAGGGTCAGAGCTGGGGGGACTTCAAGGAGGGCAAGAAGCAGGGCCGCCATGTCGCCCTGAACTCCGATGGCTCCTGGTCGGAAGAGGACTTCGCGGACAACAAGCTGGAGGGCCGCTCGGTGGAGTACGACGCCAAGGGACAGCTCCTGTCGGAGACCTTCTTCCAGGGCGGCAAACGGCACGGGCCCTCACGCACCTACGCACGGGGCGTGCTCACCTCTGAGGAGTCCTGGGAGAAGGGCCGGAAGGTGAAAAGGCCCACGGCGAAGACAAGGGCGCAATCCCCCTAA
- a CDS encoding MlaE family ABC transporter permease gives MNPSVQATPVPEPQAAPVSFLSSAMAVVRQRLEVLGAMAMMTGRVFSRAVRPPYDWGALVYHTEFLGVRSMPIALLTSTFAGLVISLQFGFFLARFGVQYTVGRVVVLTLFRELAPVLTALTVGARIGSGMAAELGAMTVTEQVDAIRALGADPLRKLVVPRVLACLLVMPTLTVLADVIGLGAGALVVNMQYAISFELFFQGALDAVLMTDFVSGVIKGAIFGVIIGLVGCFKGLTVEGGTEGVGRATTQTVAITSVSVCLADFFITKITLYF, from the coding sequence ATGAACCCCTCGGTGCAGGCCACTCCCGTCCCCGAACCGCAGGCAGCTCCGGTCTCGTTCCTGTCCTCCGCGATGGCGGTGGTGCGCCAGCGGCTGGAGGTGCTCGGGGCGATGGCGATGATGACGGGCCGCGTCTTCTCGCGCGCCGTGCGTCCGCCGTATGACTGGGGCGCGCTCGTCTACCACACCGAGTTCCTGGGCGTGCGCTCCATGCCCATCGCCCTGCTGACCTCCACGTTCGCGGGGCTGGTCATCTCGCTCCAGTTCGGCTTCTTCCTGGCGCGCTTCGGCGTGCAGTACACCGTGGGGCGCGTCGTCGTGCTCACGCTCTTCCGGGAGCTGGCCCCGGTGCTCACCGCGCTCACGGTGGGCGCGCGCATCGGCTCGGGCATGGCGGCGGAACTGGGCGCCATGACGGTGACCGAGCAGGTGGATGCCATCCGCGCGCTGGGCGCGGATCCGCTGCGCAAGCTGGTGGTGCCCCGGGTGCTGGCGTGCCTCTTGGTGATGCCCACGCTCACGGTGCTGGCGGACGTCATCGGCCTGGGCGCGGGCGCGCTCGTCGTCAACATGCAGTACGCCATCTCCTTCGAGCTGTTCTTCCAGGGCGCGCTGGACGCCGTGCTGATGACGGACTTCGTGTCCGGGGTCATCAAGGGCGCCATCTTCGGCGTCATCATCGGGCTGGTGGGCTGCTTCAAGGGGCTCACCGTCGAGGGTGGCACCGAGGGTGTCGGCCGCGCCACCACGCAGACGGTGGCCATCACTTCTGTGTCCGTGTGTCTGGCGGACTTCTTCATCACGAAAATCACGCTCTACTTCTAG
- a CDS encoding ABC transporter ATP-binding protein, translated as MPASDSASRLNFRPPTPGEELIRFEHLKKAFGPKRVYDDLDLSVYAGETLVVMGGSGTGKSVLLKCLIGLLYPDAGRIHFQGQDLTDFDEEDFRAVRKHVAMVFQGAALFDSLTVGENVAYPLREHFPDMPRDEIARRVAEKLSWVDLPGTEGMMPADMSGGMRKRVGLARAIATDPEIILWDEPTTGLDPVTTQNINTMINSMKQRLGCTSIVVTHDMLSAFEVADRLAMLADRRIVQVGSPEEIRHSQVPQVRAFMEARRTELGIGKVAS; from the coding sequence ATGCCCGCCTCTGACTCCGCATCGCGTCTGAATTTCCGCCCGCCTACCCCGGGTGAGGAGCTCATCCGGTTCGAGCACCTGAAGAAGGCGTTCGGCCCCAAGCGCGTCTACGACGACCTGGACTTGTCGGTGTACGCCGGAGAGACGCTGGTGGTGATGGGCGGCTCGGGCACGGGCAAGAGCGTGCTGCTCAAGTGCCTCATCGGCCTGCTGTACCCGGATGCGGGGCGCATCCACTTCCAAGGGCAGGACCTGACCGACTTCGACGAGGAGGACTTCCGGGCGGTGCGCAAGCACGTGGCCATGGTGTTCCAGGGCGCGGCGCTCTTCGACTCGCTCACGGTGGGCGAGAACGTGGCCTACCCCCTGCGCGAGCACTTCCCGGACATGCCCCGGGACGAGATTGCCCGCCGCGTGGCGGAGAAGCTGTCGTGGGTGGACCTGCCGGGAACCGAAGGGATGATGCCCGCGGACATGTCCGGCGGCATGCGCAAGCGCGTGGGACTGGCGCGCGCCATCGCCACGGATCCCGAGATCATCCTCTGGGACGAGCCCACCACGGGCCTGGACCCGGTGACGACGCAGAACATCAACACGATGATTAACTCAATGAAGCAGCGCCTGGGGTGCACCTCCATCGTCGTGACCCACGACATGTTGAGTGCCTTCGAGGTGGCGGACCGCCTGGCGATGCTGGCGGACCGGCGCATCGTGCAGGTGGGCTCGCCCGAGGAGATCCGGCATTCGCAGGTGCCTCAGGTGCGGGCGTTCATGGAAGCTCGGCGGACGGAGTTGGGGATAGGGAAGGTGGCGTCATGA
- a CDS encoding MlaD family protein, with amino-acid sequence MSLFTSTDRERRFAWRAGIFVTAGLVLAGVVVLFIGKETRLFEDQVKYHAYFSNVEGLSEESPVWLGGLEVGRVTGIAFAPGANAKNHRIEVSLQVAKKYADRVRADSVVRLSSLGVLGEKAVDITLGNPQEPAVAPDSELPTVPSGDLNTLMRAAGQIMDDSMAISRSLRVAVEAYSDPQLAKDVAGTVRSLRGLLEEVEQGDGVLHALIYDKEAGKQVRAMVANASQTAQRVDKAVGHVEALLGEVRHGQGMAHALIYDKQGAQALNELGAAAGQLAGLIEDAKNSPNGAVHQLVYGDARGMFADLGSAAADLKKITSTVASGEGTVGGLIADPTIYEDLRTVLGNVKRNRVLRALVRFTVNNREELDQVGQVKKLSQEPAQTGVGGSGPAK; translated from the coding sequence ATGAGTCTGTTTACATCGACGGATCGGGAGCGGCGGTTTGCCTGGCGCGCGGGCATTTTTGTCACCGCGGGGTTGGTGCTGGCCGGGGTGGTGGTCCTCTTCATCGGGAAGGAGACGCGGCTCTTCGAGGATCAGGTGAAGTACCACGCGTACTTCTCGAACGTGGAAGGGCTGAGCGAAGAGTCGCCGGTGTGGCTCGGCGGCCTCGAGGTGGGACGCGTGACGGGCATCGCCTTCGCGCCGGGAGCGAACGCGAAGAACCACCGCATCGAGGTGAGCCTCCAGGTGGCCAAGAAGTACGCGGACCGGGTGCGGGCCGACTCGGTGGTGCGGCTGTCGAGCCTGGGCGTGCTGGGCGAGAAGGCGGTGGACATCACCCTGGGCAATCCCCAGGAGCCCGCCGTGGCCCCGGACAGCGAGCTGCCCACGGTGCCGAGCGGCGACTTGAACACGCTGATGCGGGCCGCGGGGCAGATCATGGATGACTCCATGGCCATCAGCCGCTCGCTGCGCGTGGCGGTGGAGGCGTACTCGGATCCGCAGCTCGCCAAGGACGTGGCGGGCACCGTCCGCAGCCTACGGGGCTTGTTGGAGGAGGTGGAGCAGGGCGACGGCGTGCTGCACGCGCTCATCTACGACAAGGAGGCCGGCAAGCAGGTGCGCGCCATGGTGGCCAACGCTTCTCAAACGGCGCAGCGGGTGGACAAGGCCGTGGGCCACGTGGAGGCGCTGTTGGGCGAGGTCCGCCACGGCCAGGGCATGGCGCACGCGCTCATCTACGACAAGCAGGGCGCGCAGGCGCTCAACGAGCTGGGCGCCGCGGCGGGGCAGCTCGCGGGCCTCATCGAAGATGCGAAGAACAGCCCGAATGGAGCGGTGCACCAGTTGGTGTACGGCGACGCGCGGGGGATGTTCGCGGACTTGGGCAGCGCGGCGGCGGATCTGAAGAAAATCACCTCCACCGTGGCCAGCGGCGAGGGGACGGTGGGCGGGCTCATCGCGGACCCCACCATCTACGAGGACCTGCGGACGGTGCTGGGCAACGTGAAGCGCAACCGGGTGCTGCGCGCGCTGGTGCGCTTCACGGTGAACAACCGCGAGGAGCTGGACCAGGTGGGCCAGGTGAAGAAGCTCTCCCAGGAGCCCGCCCAGACGGGGGTCGGAGGCTCGGGCCCCGCGAAGTGA